From Acidaminococcus timonensis, the proteins below share one genomic window:
- a CDS encoding efflux RND transporter permease subunit produces MAKYFIDHPVFACVLSIIIALIGIISAYNLPIAQYPQISNPRISVSTNYVGANAEVVEQSVAQAIEKQVNGVDNMVDMNSISDNSGNYSLNVKFELGTDPDMDSVKVQNRVAQASASLPSEVSTYGVTTKKQSAETIMYFALTSPNGTYDTLFMKTYGSTQFVDALKRVKGVSEVNEYGPELAMRIWLDPMKMASLGVTAADVKNAIQSQNVQAPAGNIGSRPNEADQEFQYSARVKGRLTTADEFGNIIIKNQNGNLLRVKDVARIEFGPRDDNVTSKLDGMNAMNYAISLNTDANALESVTAVRKVLAEAEKNFPPDLKLTIVQDNTDYVRESLKEVVVTLVETLVLVVLITWVFLQSWRATLVPTLAIPVSLLGTFASFIIFDFTINTLTLFALVLAIGIVVDDAIVVVEAVEHNVDELGMDPKEATYTAMREVSGAIVATAFVLLAVFLPVAFLSGITGVLYKQFALSIVVSLSISAVVAMSLSPAVCAMVIKPKDPNGNKGFLGKMFGYFNRWLERTTGKYVKNVKRLLRHFKLGLVGLAIVFVLIGMFFKLIPSAYLPEEDQSFAMMTYALPESASSNRTIKVGNDLTKIVQQIPGVKHVLQISGIDILSGARKSSAGIMPVKLDDIQNRTTDDVSVYSVIKKLNMLGAKTPEATMMAFNQAVLPGLSNTGSLSLYIMDNTGHDTDVMASDVQKVLGQIRQRPEIATIYTTFTDQTPALQFDVDRAKAESLNVPVSSVFTALQANLGGSEVNDFNLLGKTWKVVIQADPKYRGDVKSFANLYVASNTGAMVPLSALVTSREIQSAPVITRFNGARGAKIAGAPAAGVSTGQAITAIEEVLNSNLPSGYTYEWVDQSRDEKAAGSSSFMMFGISLVFVYLCLSALYESWSLPLGIIFAVPSAVMGAVGFQYLRGLTSDIYMQIGMIVLIGLSAKNAILIVEYAKMRVDDGWAVMPALVDTVTVRLRPILMTAFSTVIGAVPLAWASGAGSGSRTSIGTAIIGGMMASTFLSLFLVPVLFLTIEKVFHPKTPIGSVDDPIPEEKK; encoded by the coding sequence GTGGCAAAGTATTTTATTGATCACCCTGTATTTGCCTGCGTCCTCTCCATTATCATCGCCCTGATCGGTATCATTTCGGCCTACAACCTGCCCATTGCCCAGTATCCGCAGATTTCCAACCCGCGGATCAGCGTCAGCACCAACTATGTAGGTGCCAACGCGGAGGTCGTGGAACAGTCCGTAGCCCAGGCCATTGAAAAACAGGTCAACGGCGTGGATAACATGGTGGATATGAACTCCATCAGCGACAACAGCGGCAACTACAGCCTGAATGTAAAATTCGAATTGGGCACGGATCCGGATATGGACTCCGTAAAGGTGCAGAACCGTGTGGCCCAGGCTTCTGCCTCCCTGCCCAGCGAAGTAAGTACCTATGGTGTGACCACCAAGAAGCAGTCCGCCGAAACCATCATGTATTTCGCCCTGACTTCTCCCAACGGTACCTATGATACCCTGTTCATGAAGACCTACGGTTCCACCCAGTTCGTGGATGCCCTGAAACGGGTCAAGGGTGTTTCTGAAGTCAACGAATATGGTCCGGAACTGGCCATGCGGATCTGGCTGGACCCCATGAAAATGGCTTCTTTGGGGGTTACAGCGGCTGACGTGAAGAATGCCATCCAAAGCCAGAACGTACAGGCTCCTGCCGGTAACATCGGGTCCCGGCCCAACGAGGCGGATCAGGAATTCCAGTATTCCGCCCGTGTGAAGGGCCGTCTGACCACTGCCGATGAATTCGGCAACATCATCATCAAGAACCAGAACGGCAATCTGCTGCGGGTCAAGGATGTGGCGCGGATCGAGTTCGGTCCCCGCGATGACAACGTGACCAGTAAGCTGGACGGCATGAACGCCATGAACTACGCCATCAGCCTGAACACTGATGCCAACGCACTGGAAAGTGTGACGGCCGTGAGAAAGGTGCTGGCCGAAGCGGAAAAGAACTTCCCGCCGGATCTGAAGCTGACCATTGTACAGGACAACACCGACTATGTGCGTGAGTCCCTGAAGGAAGTGGTGGTGACCCTGGTGGAAACCCTGGTCCTGGTGGTATTGATCACCTGGGTGTTCCTGCAAAGCTGGCGGGCCACCCTGGTCCCTACCCTGGCCATTCCGGTCTCTTTGCTGGGGACGTTCGCATCCTTCATCATTTTTGATTTCACCATCAATACATTGACCCTGTTCGCCCTGGTGCTGGCCATCGGTATCGTGGTGGACGACGCCATCGTCGTGGTGGAAGCGGTGGAACACAATGTGGATGAACTGGGCATGGATCCCAAGGAAGCCACCTATACCGCCATGCGGGAAGTATCCGGGGCCATTGTGGCCACAGCCTTCGTACTGCTGGCTGTGTTCCTGCCCGTTGCTTTCCTGAGCGGCATCACCGGTGTGCTGTACAAACAGTTTGCCCTGAGTATCGTGGTGTCTCTGAGTATTTCTGCTGTGGTGGCCATGTCCCTGAGTCCGGCTGTGTGCGCCATGGTGATCAAACCCAAGGATCCCAATGGAAACAAAGGCTTCCTGGGCAAGATGTTCGGCTACTTCAACCGGTGGCTGGAACGGACCACAGGCAAATACGTCAAGAATGTGAAGCGCCTGCTTCGCCACTTTAAACTGGGGCTGGTGGGGCTTGCCATTGTGTTCGTGCTGATCGGCATGTTCTTCAAGCTGATTCCCTCCGCCTATCTGCCGGAAGAAGACCAGAGCTTTGCCATGATGACCTATGCCCTGCCCGAATCCGCTTCCTCCAACCGGACCATCAAAGTGGGCAATGATTTGACCAAGATTGTCCAACAGATCCCTGGAGTGAAACATGTGCTGCAGATCTCCGGTATCGATATCCTGTCCGGTGCCCGGAAATCCAGTGCCGGGATCATGCCTGTCAAACTGGACGACATCCAGAACCGGACCACCGATGATGTGAGTGTTTACAGTGTCATCAAGAAACTGAACATGCTGGGAGCCAAGACGCCGGAAGCCACCATGATGGCCTTTAACCAGGCCGTACTGCCCGGTCTGTCCAACACCGGGAGCCTGAGCCTGTACATTATGGATAATACGGGTCATGACACCGATGTAATGGCCAGCGATGTGCAGAAGGTCCTGGGGCAGATTCGCCAGCGTCCGGAAATCGCAACCATCTATACCACCTTTACGGATCAGACCCCTGCCCTCCAGTTCGATGTGGACCGGGCCAAGGCAGAAAGCCTGAATGTTCCCGTATCCAGTGTGTTTACTGCACTGCAGGCCAACCTGGGCGGCAGCGAAGTCAACGACTTCAACCTGCTGGGCAAGACCTGGAAAGTGGTTATCCAGGCTGACCCCAAATACAGAGGAGATGTGAAGAGTTTTGCCAATCTGTATGTGGCCAGCAACACCGGGGCTATGGTACCTCTGAGTGCGCTGGTTACCAGCAGAGAAATCCAGTCCGCACCGGTCATTACCCGGTTCAACGGGGCCCGGGGTGCCAAGATTGCAGGGGCACCGGCTGCCGGGGTATCTACCGGCCAGGCCATCACTGCCATTGAAGAAGTGCTGAACAGCAACCTGCCTTCCGGTTACACCTATGAATGGGTGGATCAGAGCCGGGACGAAAAAGCGGCCGGCAGTTCCTCCTTCATGATGTTCGGGATTTCCCTGGTGTTCGTTTACCTGTGCCTGTCTGCTCTGTATGAAAGCTGGAGCCTGCCGCTGGGCATCATCTTCGCCGTGCCTTCTGCCGTTATGGGGGCCGTTGGTTTCCAGTACCTGCGGGGACTTACCAGTGATATCTACATGCAGATCGGGATGATCGTGCTGATCGGTCTGTCGGCCAAGAACGCCATCCTGATCGTGGAATACGCCAAGATGAGAGTGGACGACGGCTGGGCCGTCATGCCCGCTCTGGTGGATACGGTTACCGTCCGTCTGCGGCCCATCCTGATGACCGCCTTTTCCACGGTTATCGGGGCTGTGCCTCTGGCCTGGGCGTCCGGTGCCGGTTCCGGTTCCCGTACCTCCATTGGTACGGCCATTATCGGCGGGATGATGGCTTCCACTTTCCTGAGCCTGTTCCTGGTTCCGGTCCTGTTCCTGACCATTGAAAAAGTCTTTCATCCCAAGACCCCCATCGGATCTGTGGACGATCCCATTCCGGAAGAAAAGAAATAA